The following coding sequences are from one Virgibacillus necropolis window:
- a CDS encoding UDP-N-acetylmuramoyl-L-alanyl-D-glutamate--2,6-diaminopimelate ligase: MLLNSIVQGLEFDTIKGDLNKEISTLSYDSKEVMENSIFVAISGFAVDGHQFIDKAIEQGASTIILEKDMLIEQDVTVLKVINSRDALARVSANFYQNPTEKLNLVGITGTNGKTSSSYFIQSIFEQAKQSTGLIGTIGTLINNKLVKNKNTTPESLNLQSTFSEMTNEKVDNCIMEVSSHSLNLKRVAYSNFNTGIFTNLTPDHLELHNNMDDYFEAKAELFDLTKDFNIINVDDKYGRRLINRVKDYETTLVTFGLEHKADIYPTDIHYSFDKTTYTVNTPSGSVKVAVNIPGKIYVYNSLAAIACAYCNGISLEDIRYGIQNVKGIKGRLETIYKEEEYKVIVDFSHTEDALEQALKTIRPYVKGKLILVFGVYADESDKGREKRDGMSRAASTFADFSVVTSDNPKTFDPLMIVQDISQAMDRYNGKYKTILDREKAIQHAIEISEKDDTILIAGKGHETTQKVGNLEIPFDETKIALEALQEKKQFVEL; the protein is encoded by the coding sequence ATGTTATTAAACTCTATTGTACAGGGTCTTGAATTTGACACTATTAAAGGAGATTTAAACAAGGAGATTAGTACACTATCCTATGATTCCAAAGAAGTTATGGAAAATAGTATTTTTGTTGCTATTTCAGGCTTTGCAGTTGATGGGCATCAGTTTATCGATAAAGCAATCGAGCAAGGTGCATCAACAATTATACTCGAAAAAGATATGCTAATAGAACAGGATGTTACGGTTTTAAAGGTAATTAATTCACGGGATGCACTAGCCCGGGTTTCAGCTAACTTTTACCAAAATCCTACTGAAAAGTTAAATCTTGTTGGGATTACTGGTACAAATGGCAAAACCTCATCATCGTACTTTATCCAGTCAATTTTTGAACAAGCAAAACAATCAACGGGCTTAATTGGAACAATCGGAACGTTAATCAACAATAAGCTGGTGAAAAATAAAAATACAACACCTGAGTCGCTTAACCTACAAAGCACATTTTCCGAAATGACAAATGAAAAAGTTGACAATTGTATCATGGAAGTCTCATCCCATTCCCTAAATTTAAAACGCGTGGCATACAGTAACTTTAATACGGGTATATTTACGAACCTCACGCCAGATCATTTAGAACTGCATAATAATATGGACGATTATTTTGAAGCAAAGGCTGAGCTTTTTGATCTGACAAAGGATTTCAACATTATTAATGTGGATGATAAGTATGGCAGAAGGTTGATTAATCGAGTGAAAGACTATGAAACAACGTTGGTAACGTTTGGACTTGAACATAAAGCAGATATCTATCCAACTGATATACATTATTCTTTTGATAAAACTACGTATACGGTTAATACCCCCTCAGGAAGTGTTAAAGTTGCTGTCAATATTCCTGGTAAGATATATGTATACAATAGTTTAGCGGCGATTGCTTGTGCATATTGTAACGGTATTTCCCTTGAGGATATTCGGTATGGAATTCAGAACGTTAAAGGTATCAAGGGTCGATTAGAGACGATTTACAAAGAAGAAGAGTATAAGGTCATTGTGGATTTTTCTCATACTGAGGACGCATTGGAGCAAGCGTTAAAGACTATTCGTCCTTATGTAAAAGGAAAACTGATTTTAGTATTTGGTGTGTATGCAGATGAAAGTGATAAGGGACGAGAAAAGCGCGATGGAATGAGCCGCGCTGCTTCAACGTTTGCGGACTTTTCTGTTGTTACATCAGATAACCCGAAAACATTTGATCCATTGATGATTGTTCAAGATATTTCCCAGGCAATGGACCGCTATAATGGTAAATATAAAACAATTCTCGACCGCGAGAAGGCCATTCAGCACGCGATTGAGATAAGTGAAAAGGACGATACGATACTTATTGCAGGTAAAGGGCATGAAACAACACAAAAGGTTGGCAATCTAGAAATTCCCTTTGATGAAACAAAGATAGCATTAGAGGCATTACAGGAAAAGAAGCAATTTGTGGAGTTATAA
- a CDS encoding BCCT family transporter gives MKKGLIDWPTFIGALVLILAVSIPLILFPEAGAKFVTMANDFMTSTFGMLYIIMGLAAFVFLLYVAFSKNGQIKLGNADEEKEFGSFSWAAMLFAAGIGSSILYWGMIEWAYYYQGPPFGLEPRSNEAIQWASSYGIFHWGPIAWAIYTLPALPIAYFYYVRKKPVLKISEAVRPVLGRLVDGPLGVIIDVLFMFGLMGGAGTTLALGTPMIAEGVHDLTGLPVTLGLKTGILLLCTVIFAISAYSGLRRGIKVLSDINLWLAILVLGFIFVAGPTVFISEATISSIGIIMDNFFRMATWLEPFRNLAGFTETGFPESWTVFYWAWWVVYAPFVGLFVARISRGRTIREMTLGTMIYGTIGCILFFGIMGNFGLYLQLSGSFDVISFMNEFGAPAAIIAILHQLPLAGVMVAAFTVLAIIFLATTFDSSSYILAAVVQKEVQSEPLRWNRLFWSFTLCLLPLVLMYIGNLETLQTASIVAGFPVIFIMLLLAWSFMKASNSDIKESKEYESPTIHINRKEIVERLRKRRMEQKKKRSALEALQDKDVDKDK, from the coding sequence ATGAAAAAAGGTTTAATTGATTGGCCAACTTTTATTGGTGCGCTAGTATTAATCCTCGCTGTCTCTATTCCACTCATCCTTTTTCCAGAGGCTGGGGCAAAATTTGTAACTATGGCAAATGACTTTATGACAAGTACCTTTGGAATGCTATATATCATAATGGGTCTAGCAGCATTTGTATTTCTACTTTATGTTGCCTTTAGTAAAAATGGACAAATTAAGCTTGGCAATGCAGATGAAGAAAAAGAGTTCGGCTCTTTTTCTTGGGCAGCAATGCTTTTTGCTGCAGGGATCGGTTCAAGTATTCTTTACTGGGGCATGATTGAATGGGCTTATTACTATCAGGGTCCACCATTTGGACTTGAACCTAGGTCAAATGAAGCAATTCAGTGGGCATCCTCTTATGGCATTTTCCATTGGGGTCCAATTGCATGGGCGATCTACACACTTCCCGCCTTACCGATTGCTTATTTTTATTATGTTCGAAAAAAGCCAGTACTTAAAATTAGTGAAGCGGTTCGACCAGTTTTAGGCAGACTTGTCGATGGACCACTTGGAGTTATCATCGATGTTCTATTCATGTTTGGTTTAATGGGCGGTGCAGGGACAACCTTGGCTTTAGGAACTCCAATGATTGCAGAGGGTGTGCATGATCTGACGGGTCTCCCAGTAACGCTAGGTTTAAAAACGGGTATTTTACTTTTATGTACAGTCATTTTTGCCATAAGCGCATACTCTGGGTTACGACGTGGAATAAAAGTGTTAAGTGACATTAATTTATGGCTTGCTATATTGGTATTAGGATTCATTTTTGTTGCTGGTCCTACAGTATTCATTAGCGAAGCGACGATAAGTAGCATCGGGATTATTATGGACAACTTTTTTCGAATGGCTACCTGGTTAGAACCGTTTCGAAACTTAGCTGGTTTTACAGAAACGGGATTCCCTGAATCATGGACCGTTTTCTACTGGGCATGGTGGGTCGTATACGCGCCATTCGTGGGGTTATTTGTCGCACGAATTTCACGCGGAAGAACGATTCGCGAAATGACATTAGGCACCATGATTTACGGTACAATCGGCTGTATTCTTTTCTTTGGCATTATGGGTAATTTCGGCCTTTATCTGCAATTAAGTGGAAGCTTCGATGTCATCAGCTTTATGAACGAGTTTGGTGCACCCGCCGCAATTATCGCTATCCTTCACCAATTACCATTGGCTGGAGTTATGGTAGCTGCATTTACTGTGTTAGCTATCATATTTTTAGCCACAACATTTGATTCTTCATCCTATATTTTAGCTGCAGTTGTGCAAAAAGAAGTACAATCAGAACCACTCAGGTGGAATCGTTTATTCTGGTCATTTACCTTATGTCTGTTGCCACTTGTCTTAATGTATATCGGAAACCTAGAAACGTTGCAAACTGCTAGTATTGTAGCCGGATTTCCAGTTATCTTTATCATGTTGTTGCTAGCATGGTCGTTTATGAAAGCATCAAACAGTGATATTAAAGAATCTAAAGAGTATGAATCACCAACAATCCATATAAATCGAAAAGAGATAGTGGAGCGGTTACGGAAAAGACGTATGGAACAAAAAAAGAAGCGGTCTGCTCTAGAAGCATTACAAGATAAAGATGTAGATAAGGATAAGTAA
- a CDS encoding N-acetylmuramoyl-L-alanine amidase codes for MKSIRFLFIGLSLLLLSIIISPIVDAHEGQTYEVGTSSLHVRIAPSHDAEILGQLTTGDQVVVFNEQHGWVQTYYGGKTAWVASQYLYPVENTKQDSSLTISETVTVNTNGVYVRSGPSTDDSIIGFATSGDTYTKIKTANDWHKVMLQDGSFGWIAAWLTDTYTPESVPKSEPKSTTKEPQNKPKQSGNGSLEGYTIVLDPGHGGNDPGAIGFNGVLEKDLTLSIAEKIAQYLRDAGATVELTRADDQYLSLEERTQFSSLFQTDAFISLHYNAYPFIAVNGIGTYYYESGKGLASSIQKKIGQQVALQDRGVHYGNFHVLRENSDLSVLVELGFITNPNDLFTIQTSAYQNNVAQAITDGVKKYFLR; via the coding sequence ATGAAGAGTATACGCTTTTTATTCATCGGATTAAGCTTATTGCTATTATCTATCATTATTTCACCTATCGTTGACGCTCATGAGGGCCAAACGTACGAAGTTGGAACATCATCTCTTCATGTAAGGATTGCCCCATCACATGACGCAGAAATTTTGGGACAATTAACAACAGGTGATCAAGTAGTTGTTTTTAATGAACAGCATGGGTGGGTACAAACGTATTATGGCGGGAAAACAGCATGGGTCGCATCACAATATTTGTACCCCGTAGAAAACACCAAACAAGATTCAAGCCTAACAATAAGTGAAACAGTGACCGTTAACACAAACGGGGTCTATGTCCGTAGCGGCCCTAGCACTGACGATTCAATTATTGGCTTTGCAACATCAGGAGATACATATACGAAAATTAAAACTGCCAATGATTGGCATAAGGTAATGCTTCAGGATGGTTCATTTGGATGGATTGCAGCATGGTTAACAGACACTTATACACCTGAATCTGTACCTAAATCTGAACCTAAATCTACGACCAAAGAGCCACAAAACAAGCCTAAACAGAGCGGAAATGGTTCACTTGAGGGCTATACTATTGTGCTCGACCCTGGGCACGGAGGAAATGATCCTGGTGCAATTGGGTTCAATGGAGTCTTAGAAAAAGATTTGACATTATCAATAGCGGAAAAGATTGCTCAGTATTTGCGTGATGCAGGTGCAACTGTCGAGCTTACCCGGGCAGACGACCAATACTTGTCGCTAGAGGAGCGCACACAATTTAGTAGTCTATTTCAAACAGATGCATTTATCAGCCTACATTATAATGCCTATCCATTTATAGCCGTAAACGGTATTGGTACGTATTATTATGAAAGCGGCAAAGGGCTTGCTTCGTCCATACAAAAGAAAATTGGACAACAGGTTGCACTACAAGATCGAGGCGTCCACTATGGGAACTTTCATGTTTTACGAGAAAATAGTGACTTATCCGTTTTAGTGGAATTAGGATTTATCACTAACCCAAATGATTTGTTCACCATTCAAACGAGTGCATACCAAAATAACGTTGCACAGGCAATCACGGATGGGGTAAAAAAATATTTTCTCAGATAA
- a CDS encoding amidase, with the protein MLANYAVDDLAKKIKTRDLSPIEVMKYYINQIEKHNSQVNAFVTLNPNVMDESRQAEQDVMEGKSLGVLHGVPVGIKDLTPTKGIRTTFGTKVFADHVPDRDATIVERLKAAGAIIIGKTNTPDFGHKGTTDNLLFGATKNPWNLDKTAGGSSGGSAAAVAAGMVPFAEGSDGGGSVRIPASFCGVYGFKPSYGRIPMDNSLVNAFGTNNPFVNHGPLTRTVRDAALFVDATQGLSTTDPFSVPRFDRALVDQLEGSLAGVKIAYTKDFGMYTVDKEVLQVIDQQVKRLQEVGAEVEEVSMDFGMTLHQFLGFFKNTWYASASAGSAAMLRDYPELLTPSYHTMIERGFDVSTSEYIGYQKKRTVVWRELQKHFETFDLVMSPSLSIPAFDYQLLGPEEIEGKKIEADSDWMMTHIYNMTGLPAASIPAGFTKGGLPIGMQLAGNRFDDGLVLRVSHAYEKLIGGFPFAK; encoded by the coding sequence ATGCTTGCAAATTACGCAGTAGATGATCTTGCAAAAAAGATAAAAACAAGGGATCTTTCACCAATTGAGGTGATGAAATATTATATCAATCAAATTGAGAAACATAACAGTCAAGTTAATGCTTTTGTGACATTGAATCCAAACGTAATGGACGAATCAAGGCAGGCAGAACAGGATGTTATGGAAGGGAAATCTTTAGGAGTTTTACATGGTGTGCCCGTTGGAATCAAGGATTTAACGCCAACAAAGGGGATTCGAACTACTTTCGGGACAAAGGTTTTTGCTGATCATGTACCAGATCGTGATGCGACAATTGTCGAGCGTTTAAAAGCGGCTGGAGCTATAATCATTGGAAAAACAAACACGCCTGATTTTGGTCATAAAGGAACAACAGACAATTTGTTGTTTGGTGCAACAAAAAATCCATGGAATCTAGATAAAACTGCAGGCGGATCTAGTGGTGGATCTGCAGCCGCAGTTGCTGCTGGGATGGTTCCGTTTGCTGAAGGAAGTGATGGGGGAGGATCGGTACGTATTCCTGCGAGCTTTTGCGGGGTCTATGGTTTTAAACCATCTTATGGTAGAATTCCGATGGACAATAGCCTAGTCAATGCATTTGGTACAAATAATCCTTTCGTGAATCATGGTCCGTTAACTCGAACTGTTCGAGACGCAGCCCTATTTGTTGATGCCACGCAAGGGCTATCAACGACAGATCCATTTTCCGTTCCTCGGTTTGATAGGGCTTTAGTCGATCAATTAGAAGGAAGTTTAGCTGGTGTAAAAATTGCTTATACGAAAGACTTTGGGATGTATACAGTAGATAAAGAGGTACTTCAAGTAATCGATCAGCAAGTAAAAAGGCTACAAGAGGTAGGAGCAGAAGTAGAAGAAGTATCGATGGATTTCGGCATGACCTTACATCAATTCCTTGGATTTTTTAAAAATACATGGTACGCATCTGCTTCAGCAGGCAGTGCAGCGATGTTGCGCGATTACCCTGAACTACTTACGCCATCCTACCATACGATGATTGAACGAGGATTTGACGTGTCAACAAGCGAGTATATCGGCTATCAGAAAAAACGGACAGTTGTATGGAGAGAACTTCAAAAACATTTTGAGACGTTTGATCTTGTCATGTCTCCATCACTTTCTATTCCAGCGTTTGATTATCAGTTGTTAGGGCCCGAAGAGATTGAAGGAAAAAAGATCGAAGCGGATTCAGATTGGATGATGACTCACATCTATAATATGACTGGCTTGCCAGCGGCCTCCATTCCAGCAGGATTTACGAAGGGCGGATTACCGATCGGTATGCAGCTTGCTGGAAATCGGTTCGATGATGGACTAGTACTACGAGTAAGCCATGCTTATGAAAAATTAATTGGTGGATTCCCATTTGCTAAATAG
- a CDS encoding sulfite exporter TauE/SafE family protein — MDAFIIFFIIILVASILQTSTGFGFSIMATPFLLLLFEPREAIQINLILSLIISLSLIMKIKQDIDYGILRRFMIGSFVGLPIGISIFLSLDMTVLKLFVSVLILVLTFLLILKYRIKQTNIRDFTIGGLSGAFTTSIGMPGPPILLYFSGTNTSKEALRATTLAFYLFIYFVSLIIQIIFVGTSKVIWVSSLEGLPMVIVGLITGQLLFKRINQHIFRMMTYVLLLFTGLYLLLQQL, encoded by the coding sequence GTGGATGCATTCATCATTTTTTTCATCATTATATTAGTTGCTTCGATTCTCCAAACGAGTACTGGATTTGGTTTTTCCATTATGGCCACTCCCTTTTTACTTTTATTATTTGAACCGCGCGAAGCCATCCAAATCAACTTAATATTGTCATTAATTATTTCACTTTCTCTAATTATGAAAATAAAACAGGATATAGATTATGGAATCCTGCGGCGTTTTATGATAGGTAGTTTTGTTGGATTACCAATTGGAATCAGCATTTTTTTGTCGCTAGATATGACCGTGCTAAAGCTTTTTGTTAGCGTACTTATTTTGGTTTTGACATTTTTATTAATCTTAAAATATCGGATTAAACAGACAAACATTCGTGATTTTACGATTGGAGGATTATCTGGAGCATTCACAACTAGCATTGGTATGCCAGGCCCTCCTATATTATTGTACTTTTCTGGAACGAACACATCGAAAGAAGCGCTCCGTGCAACAACGCTTGCTTTTTACCTTTTTATTTATTTTGTAAGTCTAATCATTCAAATTATCTTTGTTGGGACTTCAAAAGTTATTTGGGTATCTAGCTTGGAAGGTCTACCGATGGTAATCGTCGGGTTAATCACTGGTCAGCTTTTATTTAAACGGATTAACCAGCACATATTTCGAATGATGACATATGTCTTATTGTTATTTACAGGATTATATTTGTTACTTCAACAACTTTAA
- a CDS encoding putative holin-like toxin, with protein sequence MVLIGFGSLLIALLALVITLINRINRK encoded by the coding sequence ATGGTGCTAATTGGATTTGGTTCTTTGTTGATTGCCTTACTGGCGTTGGTCATTACCCTGATCAATAGGATCAATAGAAAATAG
- a CDS encoding NAD(P)-binding domain-containing protein: MNYFYTTSFNNDAWFNGGTSGGTDGAREGACTMIGGDPEKFAEIEQIFEDVSIQNGYLYTTVKEINSFFL, translated from the coding sequence ATAAATTATTTCTACACAACATCATTTAACAACGATGCTTGGTTTAATGGTGGTACGAGCGGAGGTACTGACGGCGCTCGCGAGGGGGCATGTACGATGATTGGGGGTGATCCTGAAAAGTTTGCTGAAATTGAGCAAATTTTTGAAGACGTTTCCATCCAAAATGGTTATCTTTATACAACAGTCAAAGAAATAAATTCCTTTTTCCTTTAA
- a CDS encoding MurR/RpiR family transcriptional regulator, whose amino-acid sequence MVNENQHGLASIRSNYGKFSKKEKKIADYILANPQQIIHHTINQVSEDLEIADSTVFRFCQRIGFKGYQAFKIALAAEIVTPMKDIHEKINDGDSVATVSEKVFRSNMKTLEDTLHILDGNALEQAVHAILQAEKVEFYGNGGSALVALDAYHKFIRSGLHVSSNLDSHMQLMSASQLRKKDVAVLISHSGSTKDLLDVLQVLKKNDVQTISISNFAKSPLTKEVDISLYTIAEETDFRSEALSSRIAQLSIVDALYTNVMIAKKEEGKKAISNMRKAISLKRL is encoded by the coding sequence ATGGTCAATGAAAACCAACATGGATTAGCGAGTATACGGAGTAATTATGGGAAGTTTAGCAAGAAGGAAAAGAAGATTGCTGATTATATACTAGCAAACCCACAGCAAATTATTCATCACACGATAAATCAAGTTTCCGAAGATCTAGAAATAGCAGACTCGACAGTATTCCGTTTTTGCCAACGGATTGGCTTCAAAGGCTATCAAGCTTTCAAAATTGCCCTTGCGGCTGAGATTGTGACACCGATGAAAGATATTCATGAAAAAATCAATGACGGGGATAGTGTTGCGACAGTTTCGGAAAAAGTTTTCCGTTCCAATATGAAAACACTAGAAGATACGTTGCATATATTAGACGGAAATGCACTAGAACAGGCAGTCCATGCCATTTTACAAGCAGAAAAAGTTGAGTTTTACGGTAATGGCGGATCTGCTTTGGTGGCGCTAGATGCCTATCATAAATTTATTCGAAGCGGTTTACACGTTAGCTCAAATCTTGATTCACATATGCAGCTCATGTCAGCTTCACAGCTAAGGAAAAAGGATGTTGCAGTATTGATATCCCATTCAGGTTCTACAAAGGATCTACTCGATGTATTGCAAGTACTTAAGAAAAATGACGTGCAAACGATTAGTATATCGAATTTTGCCAAGTCACCATTGACGAAAGAAGTAGATATTTCGCTATATACAATTGCTGAAGAAACAGACTTTCGTTCAGAAGCACTATCATCAAGGATTGCTCAGCTTAGTATTGTTGATGCACTGTATACCAATGTAATGATTGCCAAAAAAGAAGAGGGTAAGAAAGCAATTAGTAACATGCGCAAAGCAATATCATTAAAGCGATTATAA
- a CDS encoding MFS transporter, protein MSTELTATKTTKLPDKIWTRDFVLICVANFFIFLGFQMTLPTIPLFVKELGGSDQLIGLITGIFTFSALLLRPYAGHALESKGRRFVYMIGLAIFVLSVGSYAFVASIFFLFIMRMVQGIGWGFSTTATGTIATDLIPSKRRGEGMGYFGLSGNLALAFGPTLGLTLVGVISFKSLFMICAALGLVAFLLSSTIRYKKVEQSPNKTTTVKFDIFEKTAIQPSLLLFFITVTFGGIASFLPLYATEKGIPGIESYFLVFAIFLMISRIFAGKIYDAKGHIYVFIPGTLLIFGSMLLLSWLPSTLVMLIAGGMYGLGFGSVQPALQAWAVDKAADNRKGMANATFFSFFDLGVGLGAICFGQLAFMYDYSVIYTTSAGSVLLSICLYIYLLIKSKNKVAH, encoded by the coding sequence ATGAGCACTGAATTAACCGCGACTAAAACAACTAAGTTGCCAGATAAAATATGGACACGGGATTTTGTTCTTATTTGTGTGGCTAACTTCTTTATTTTTCTTGGATTCCAAATGACACTTCCCACAATACCGCTTTTTGTAAAAGAGCTTGGTGGAAGTGATCAATTAATTGGACTTATTACTGGTATTTTTACATTTTCTGCTTTGCTTTTGAGACCTTATGCAGGCCATGCATTAGAATCAAAAGGCAGACGCTTTGTCTATATGATTGGGCTCGCAATATTTGTACTTTCTGTCGGTTCCTACGCATTTGTTGCGAGTATTTTCTTTTTATTTATCATGCGGATGGTACAAGGTATTGGTTGGGGGTTTTCAACAACAGCCACGGGAACCATTGCAACAGATTTGATTCCGTCAAAGCGCAGGGGCGAAGGGATGGGTTATTTCGGTTTATCTGGTAACTTAGCATTAGCCTTTGGTCCTACTCTCGGATTAACACTTGTCGGAGTCATATCATTTAAGTCATTATTTATGATCTGTGCGGCACTTGGGTTAGTAGCATTTTTACTATCTTCTACGATTCGTTATAAAAAGGTGGAACAATCGCCAAATAAAACAACCACTGTTAAATTTGATATCTTTGAAAAAACAGCAATCCAGCCATCATTGTTATTATTTTTTATTACGGTTACATTCGGTGGAATTGCATCATTTCTTCCATTATATGCGACGGAAAAGGGCATTCCGGGGATTGAATCCTATTTCTTAGTTTTTGCGATATTCCTAATGATATCTCGTATTTTTGCTGGAAAAATTTACGACGCTAAAGGGCATATTTACGTTTTTATTCCTGGAACTTTATTAATATTCGGTTCCATGCTATTACTTTCATGGCTACCAAGCACACTGGTTATGCTGATCGCTGGCGGAATGTATGGTTTAGGCTTTGGTAGTGTTCAACCAGCATTACAGGCATGGGCGGTTGATAAGGCTGCCGATAATCGAAAGGGAATGGCTAATGCAACCTTTTTCTCCTTTTTCGATTTAGGGGTTGGATTAGGTGCAATTTGTTTTGGCCAATTAGCCTTTATGTATGATTATAGTGTCATTTACACTACTTCAGCTGGTTCAGTTTTGCTGTCTATCTGCTTGTATATTTATTTACTTATAAAATCAAAAAATAAAGTTGCGCACTAA